In the bacterium genome, GGAGTGACAGATGGTCACGGTGGCGTGTCGGTGAAGGAGCATGAGGGCCATCGGTTTGCCCACGATGTCACTTCTCCCCACCACAACGGCGTTTTTACCCCTGGGATCCACTCCTTCCTCGTCCAGCATCCTCATGACCCCCGCGGGTGTGCACGGCATGAGAACCTCCAGATCGCCCCTGACCAGCCGTCCCACGTTGGCGGGGTGAAACCCGTCCACATCCTTGGCCGGGTCGATGCCGTCGAGGATCTTCTTGGTGTCGATACCTTCGGGCAGGGGAAGCTGTACGAGGATGCCGTCTACAGAGTCATCCCCGTTGAGGCGCTCAACCAGCGCCAGGAGTTCCTGTGTCGTGGTATCCGCCGGCAGACGGTGAGAAAAAGATTCGATACCGCACAGGCCGCAGTCCCTGATCTTCATCCTGACGTACACAGCGCTACCCGGATCGTCTCCCACAAGGACAACGGCAAGGCCCGGAGCGCGGCCGTGGTCCTTGTTAAACCGGGCCGCCTCGACGGCCACTTCCGCCAGGACTTTGGAGGCGATGAGATTGCCGTCAACAAGTTTCGCATGGCTCATGGTACGCACTCCTGTTTCAGATTTCAGAGGTCAGATTTCAGACCCCGGATCTATCATATTAAAGTTCTTCTCTCTTCAGGTTACTGACTACTGATTACCGGCCACTGCTTATTACAGCTCCTTCATTCCCCCTCTCAGGGTCCTGACGGTCAGGACCCCGGTATCGGTCATGAATTCGACACTCCTTCCCACTGTCCCCCCAACATCCTGTGCCACCAGACGAATGCCGAAATTGTCCAGGGCCTTTCTGGCAGCCAGGATGTTCCGAGCCCCGATCCGCCTCCCCTTACCCTTGAACTGCCCGGCGAACATATCGGCCCCTCCGGTTATCTTCGCAACGATCCCGGGAGGCGATATTCCCTGCTGCTCCATCATCCGGACCATACCGGCAACGGCCGTGTCCGCGAATTTGCCCGGGGTGTCCGTATCGTTATTGCCATAGGCCATGGGCAGCATGATGTGGGCCATGGACCCGATGCCCTCATCACGGGCAAACAGGACCACTGCCACGCAGGATCCCAGACCATAGGTAACCAGTTTTACGGGCCGCCAGGCCAGGCGAAACTCCGATATACCCACGACAACCGGTTTCATGAACCGGATTCCAGCCGTCCGGCGGCCTCCAGGAGGAGCTCAATACCGGCGTCCCCCGGCAGAAAAACGGATCGTACGAGGCTGCCTCCCGAACTGGCAGCGAGGTTGAAGACCAGCACTGTCACCTCGTCGGTGGCAGAACCGATATCAGCCAGGACAGCGTCCAGGATCGCCCCGGCCATATCCTGAACGGGACAGGGCGGAAGGCTGATCAGGATCCTGTCTGAAAGGCTGGACAAAACGGTGAGCAGGTTGCCCGTCAGGATGTTGCCGATCTCGGCAAATGCGGAAAGTTTCAGATCCTCGTCGCCGTCCCTGTCCCGACCCAGGAGAACTTCCTCCAGAGCCTCCACTCCCGCCTCGGGAAACAGGAGCAGGGCGTTTCCCTCCAGGTCGCCCTGAAAAGGTACGAGGACACCGATTGCCGGAGCGTTCAGCCCACCGAACAGGGAAGGGATCTCCTCCAGCTTCAGGGTCAGGACCTCGGATGATGTAATGCCCACAGGCAGTCGGGAAAGCCTGCCCAGAGCGTTCCCGGTCTGGGCAGCGGCAATGGCCGCCACCTCCCTTATAGCCTCGACCTGTTTATCAGAAAGGGTCGCTCGTGAGGCAGATCCGTCTGTCATCGGTCTAAAAGAGGTTACCCAGATCAAGGATCGGCACGATGCGCCCGTCACCGAGGACCGTCATCCCGGAGTACCGTTTGAGGTACTGGATCGGATAGCACAGCGGTTTGACGACAATGTCCACCTGGCCGACAACGCTGTCGACGACAAGGCCGACGACACGGTTGGTCGCCTCCACCAGGACGACATTGTAGACGGGCCGGCCGTTCATGGGCGACTGGATATCGAGTAACTGGCCGAGATCGAACAGGGAAATGAGATCTTCGTCGAGATCCAGATAACGCCTTCCCTGGCTCTCGCTGACTTCTCCTTCTGTAACCCGGATGGTTCTCGCCACCCTGGTGATGGGAACGGCAAAGGTGTGGTCCCTGACCGAAACAAGCAGCATCTTGACGATGGCCACCGTCAGAGGCAGCCTGAGGGTAAACGTGGTGCCCTCTCCGGTACTGCTCTCGATGGACAGTGAACCTCCCAGGCCCTCAACTGCGGACTGGACGACATCCATCCCGACTCCGCGCCCGGAAACATCCGTGATCTCGGTGGCAGTGGAAAATCCCGGACGCGACACCAGCATCACCGTCTCCTCTTCGCTGATGACTTTGGCCTGTTCGCGGGACAAGATCCCCTTCTCCACAGCCTTGGCCTTGATCCGGTGCAGGTCCATGCCGCGCCCGTCATCAATGACCTCGACGTAAACCATATCCCTCTCACGGTAGGCTCTCAGGACGATCCTGCCTGTCTCATCTTTCCCGGCCGATGCCCTTTCCCTGGCATCCTCAAGCCCATGGTCGACGGCGTTCCTGAGGATATGGATGAGGGGGTCACCCAACTCCTCGAGGATGACCCTGTCAAGTTCGATGTCAGCACCGATGACTTCCAGGCTGACCTGTTTGCCCCGTTGGCGGGCAAGATCACGCACGACCCTTGGCAGTCTCTGGGTCACCGTTTCCAGGGGCATCATCCTGACCTTCATCACTTCACTGTGAAGACCGCCCACCAGGTGATCGAGCCTGGTCAGAACCTGGTCCACATCCCTTGAGCCACTGCCGGCGAGCAGATCTTTCAGGCGTCCCTTGGTCACGATGAGTTCACCGATCAGGTTGATGAAGGTGTCGAGAAGGAGGGTGCTGATACGGACAGTCTTGGCATGAGCAGATGTCGCTGAGGACGGTTCCATCTTCGGCTTCGAAACCTCGGCCAGCGGAGCCGTTGCCGGGGAAACGGGCGCTCCTGGTGACAGACCGGGCGTTTCCACCCCCTCCCTGCGGGAGGCGGAAACCTCGACCTCACCCATTTCGGCCAGTGACTGCAAGGTTTTGACCACCTTCTGCTCATCGGCGCCCACCAGGCTCACCGTGACTCGCCCGGGATAGTTCCCTGACTTGATCTCCTCGAGGGAAGGTTCACAACGGGTTATCGTGCCCAGGGATTCAAGTTTTCTGACAGCCAGGTAGGCCCGGGCGGCCGGGACGAGGCTGTCCTCGGCGATCTGGAACCGGAGCACTATTTCACCCTCTTCCGCTGTGCCCGGTCCGATCGGACCAGGTCCCGTGGGCTGGTCGGCCGTCCCGGCTTTAGCTTCGGGGATTGGTTCAGGTTCAGGTTCCGAGGCAGGCCCGGGCTGGGTCGGGACCGCCTGCTCCCCCGGGGCGGTCCCATCGATGACCCCCCTGATCCTGGAAAGCAGGGCGGATGTCTGGAGCTCATCCAGGCCCTTGTCCTGCTCCACCGCGTCCACCAGTTTATCCAGGATATCCATCCCCTCGAGGAGGATGTCGATGATCGGTGATGAGATCGCTGTCTGCCCCTTGCGGACCGTGTCCATCATGTCTTCGAGCTGGTGGCTCAGCTCCGCGATGATCCCATAGCCCATGGATGCCGACATCCCCTTGACGGAGTGGGCGTGACGAAAGAGCTCGTTGATGCTGCCCTCAGACCCGGGTTCCTTCTCAAGGACCAGGATACAGTTACTCATCCCCTGGACATGTTCCCTGGCTTCGGAAATAAAAAGATCTTTGTATTTGGACATGTCCATGGTGGTCATCGACCTCCTGGAGGGGAACGGATCAGGCGCCGCGGGTCTCGTCCAGGATCCTTACGACGACATCGAGGACCTTTTCCGGCTGGAACGGTTTGACGATAAAATCTTTCGCGCCGGCGTCCAGAGCCTCCATGACCAGGCTGTCCTGGCCCAGGGCGCTGCACATGATCACGTTGGCGGCGGGATTGAGGTGCATGATCTCCCGCAGCGCCTCGATCCCGGTCATCTCGGGCATGACGATATCCATGGTGACGATATCAGGGGTGTGCTCCTTGTACCTTTCAACAGCCTCAATGCCGTTTTCCGCTTCGGCGACGACCTCATACTTCTCACCGCTGTAATTCTTCCCGTTGAAGATCTCCGCGATCATGTTGCGCATGAACATGGCATCGTCAACGATCAACACCTTGATAGCCATCAGTTATCCCCTTTCGTGAACTCACTGTCGATCCAGACCCGGAGCTTTCCAGGGTTGATCAGTGATACAAGTTTTCCTTTGTCACGGAAAACGCCCTCGATAAACGCAACAGAGCTGTCGTCTTCCACATTGTCCCTGGCAACCTCTTCCAGGGTCGTGTAGGCGGTGAACCCGGTGGTGCTGTCTATGAGAAGAGCGAACCCTCCGTATTCCGCTGTCAGGATGAGCAGGAGCCCATCAACGCCGGGAGTTTCGGAAAGACCCAGGAGCCCGGCAAGTGAGAGCACCGAGGCCAGGTTGCCGTGAACGTTGATCACGCCCGTCATGAAGGCAGGTGACAACGGCAGCGGCGTGATGTCAGCAGCCTTGTAGATCTCGGCCATGGCCTCAAGGGGCAGGGCAAAATATTCTTTCCCCACGGTGCACATGACCACCTCGTGCTCAGGGTGCCGGCTTTTTTCCTCGGAATTGCTTTCCAGGATCACAGGGTCAGTCATGATATCAGACCTTGAACTCCTCTGACAGTTTTCTCAGCTTGTCGGAGAGAGCCGTCAGGTCCTGGGCCGAAGCCGCGAGTTCCTCCATGGAAGCGGTCTGTTCCTCTGTGGCGGCCGACACTTCCTCCGTGGAGGCGGCGTTGTCCTCGGCAACCTTGGAAACTTCGTCGATAATACCGGTGATGTCACTGGCAGCCGCACTCTGGGCCTCCGTCAGCTGGGATATCTCCTGTGCATGGGAGGTGGATTCCATGACCGCCTTGACGATCTCGTCCAGGGACTCTCCCATCGTCTGGAGGGTGTCCTGGCCCTCGTCGAGAACTCCCGTCACATCCTTCATGTTCAGGAGGACCTGCTCGCTCTCGTTCTGGATCCTTCCAACAATGCCCGAGATGCGTTCGGCGAACTGTTCGGTATTGGCGGCCAGTTTCCGGATCTCCTCGGCGACCACCGCGAAACCGCGACCTGCCTCCCCGGCGCGTGCAGCCTCGATAGTGGCGTTCAGGGCCAGGAGCGTGGTCTGCTGGGCCACGTTGGTGATGATACTGACGATCTCCCCGATCTCCTTGCTCCTCTCTCCAAAACTCATGACCGAATCCCCGGTCCTTGAAACCGAGTCGAAAACCTGGCCGATCTTGGCGATGATGTTTTCGGCATGTTTCCTGCCCGCTTCCGCGGTAAAACCAGCCTCTGAAGACACCTTGGAGGAGGTCCTCGCCTTTTCGGCTACGGCCACGAGGTTCTGGGCCATGTGATGGACAGTGCCGGACATCCGCTCCACCTGGCTGGCCTGTGTCTCCGCGCCCTTGCTGATCCCGTCGATGGCAGCGGCGATCTCCTCAGTGGACGCGTTCATCTCCTCAGCTGTTGCGGACAGGGTCTGGGCCGAATCGTGGACATCTTCGGAAGAACCCTTGAGACTCCTGGCGAGAATGGACAAGCGCTGAACCATGACCCGGAACGATTCCCTCAGATCCGTGAACTCGTCCTCGAAGTTTCTCCTGGCCGGTGTCAGGTCGAGGGTGAGGTCTCCCTCGCTGATGCTGTTGGCGACGTCCCGCATTTCCCGGATGTCCCTCGTGATCCCCGTTGCGAAAAGGCTGCCGAGGCTAAGGCCCACAGCGATCGCGGCTGAGGCGGCGCCGAACTCCTTCCAGGCCCCTTCGTTGACCCCGAAGAGGTCGAAGAGGTAAGGGACAAAGACCACAACGGCGACGACGACCAGAAAGGCGAGGATCAACTTGTATCGCATTTCCATTCTCATGACAGGAGACTCCTTTTCCGCAATTTAAAGGTCTATCGGGCCAGGCTGTACGTTCCCGTCAGCCAGAGGCATATCCCTGAGCCGGTAGATCCGCTCGGTGGGCGATATGCTCTGGAAAAAGAGCCTGTTCCGCCCGATGAGCGTTTCGGCTTTGCCCAGCATGAGGAAACCGCCGGGGTGCAGCTTGCGGGAGAATCCGCTGATGACCCTTTCCTGGTTCTCCCGTGAAAAATAGATCAGAAGGTTCCTGCAGACGACAAGGCTCTGGGCCTTAACGGGGTTATCCCTGAGGATATCCTCGGTGCGGAATGTAACACGTTCCCTCACCTCGTCGCTGACGCTGAAACTCCCTTCCTCTTCAACAAAGTACTCTCTGATATCCTCGTCCTCAAGGTTCTTGAGTGCCTCCAGGCCGTATCTCCCCACCTTTCCCCTGGCGAGGATCCTGTCGTCAACATCGGTGGCCAGGACGGTGAAGGGTGTCTGGATCCGGTGCCGTTTTTTGGCTCTGAGAAGAACGATAGCCAGGCTGTACGGTTCCTCCCCGCTTGAGCATCCCGCGCTCCAGACCCTGAAATGACCGTAAACGCTGTGTTCCGCCACCAGCCTCGGGAGGACGCTTCTCTCGAGGTATGCGAACGCGGTGGGATTGCGGAAGAACTCGGTGACGTTGATGGTCATGTACTGGAACAAACGTTCCAGCTCTTCCCGGTCCCTGGACAGCTCCCGGTAATAAGAACCCAGGTCGGCGTGTCCCTTGGAACGGACCTTGAGGTAGATCCTTCTCAGGATACACCTCTCCTTGTAGGCCTCCAGATCGAACCCCTTTTCCCGGATCAGGAGCTCCTTGAGGGCCTCGAAAGCCCACCTGTCCTTTTCCGGGAGATGACCGACCTGGGAAGCCTTGACCGCTACCAAAGGGCGGCCTCCGTAACCTCCGGAGATTTATCCGTTTTTTGTATCATAGCGAATTTTAGGGGTCAACGGAGAACGGTGAAAAGTTTACAGTTCACGGTTCACGGTTCACCGTTGAAATCCTCCCGTTTCCGTTCTCAGCGCCAAGCGCCAAGCACGAAGCGCGAAGTTACTTGAACGATTCCATCTTCTGTTCTGCATCTCTCTTCGTTCTTCGCTCTATTTTACCCTATCGGCAACCCCTGTTCGGGGAAAACCACCTTCGGCGGAGACGGCTTACGGGCCAGGGCGAGGATAAGGCTCAGGGGGCCGACGCGGCCGGCGAACATGGTGAGAATAATGATCACCTTGCCCGCGGCGGTAAGCGAGTCGGTCATCCCCATGCTG is a window encoding:
- the folD gene encoding bifunctional methylenetetrahydrofolate dehydrogenase/methenyltetrahydrofolate cyclohydrolase FolD encodes the protein MSHAKLVDGNLIASKVLAEVAVEAARFNKDHGRAPGLAVVLVGDDPGSAVYVRMKIRDCGLCGIESFSHRLPADTTTQELLALVERLNGDDSVDGILVQLPLPEGIDTKKILDGIDPAKDVDGFHPANVGRLVRGDLEVLMPCTPAGVMRMLDEEGVDPRGKNAVVVGRSDIVGKPMALMLLHRHATVTICHSRTRDLADVCRSADILVAAVGRALMIEKGWVKPGAVVIDVGMNSLARDDAPPVILGDPARVADFDKKGYTLVGDVSPDAAETASLMTPVPGGVGPMTRAILMSNTMKAARWRVKG
- a CDS encoding chemotaxis protein CheD, whose protein sequence is MKPVVVGISEFRLAWRPVKLVTYGLGSCVAVVLFARDEGIGSMAHIMLPMAYGNNDTDTPGKFADTAVAGMVRMMEQQGISPPGIVAKITGGADMFAGQFKGKGRRIGARNILAARKALDNFGIRLVAQDVGGTVGRSVEFMTDTGVLTVRTLRGGMKEL
- a CDS encoding chemotaxis protein CheC, which gives rise to MTDGSASRATLSDKQVEAIREVAAIAAAQTGNALGRLSRLPVGITSSEVLTLKLEEIPSLFGGLNAPAIGVLVPFQGDLEGNALLLFPEAGVEALEEVLLGRDRDGDEDLKLSAFAEIGNILTGNLLTVLSSLSDRILISLPPCPVQDMAGAILDAVLADIGSATDEVTVLVFNLAASSGGSLVRSVFLPGDAGIELLLEAAGRLESGS
- a CDS encoding chemotaxis protein CheA, which encodes MDMSKYKDLFISEAREHVQGMSNCILVLEKEPGSEGSINELFRHAHSVKGMSASMGYGIIAELSHQLEDMMDTVRKGQTAISSPIIDILLEGMDILDKLVDAVEQDKGLDELQTSALLSRIRGVIDGTAPGEQAVPTQPGPASEPEPEPIPEAKAGTADQPTGPGPIGPGTAEEGEIVLRFQIAEDSLVPAARAYLAVRKLESLGTITRCEPSLEEIKSGNYPGRVTVSLVGADEQKVVKTLQSLAEMGEVEVSASRREGVETPGLSPGAPVSPATAPLAEVSKPKMEPSSATSAHAKTVRISTLLLDTFINLIGELIVTKGRLKDLLAGSGSRDVDQVLTRLDHLVGGLHSEVMKVRMMPLETVTQRLPRVVRDLARQRGKQVSLEVIGADIELDRVILEELGDPLIHILRNAVDHGLEDARERASAGKDETGRIVLRAYRERDMVYVEVIDDGRGMDLHRIKAKAVEKGILSREQAKVISEEETVMLVSRPGFSTATEITDVSGRGVGMDVVQSAVEGLGGSLSIESSTGEGTTFTLRLPLTVAIVKMLLVSVRDHTFAVPITRVARTIRVTEGEVSESQGRRYLDLDEDLISLFDLGQLLDIQSPMNGRPVYNVVLVEATNRVVGLVVDSVVGQVDIVVKPLCYPIQYLKRYSGMTVLGDGRIVPILDLGNLF
- a CDS encoding response regulator, giving the protein MAIKVLIVDDAMFMRNMIAEIFNGKNYSGEKYEVVAEAENGIEAVERYKEHTPDIVTMDIVMPEMTGIEALREIMHLNPAANVIMCSALGQDSLVMEALDAGAKDFIVKPFQPEKVLDVVVRILDETRGA
- a CDS encoding chemotaxis protein CheW, whose protein sequence is MTDPVILESNSEEKSRHPEHEVVMCTVGKEYFALPLEAMAEIYKAADITPLPLSPAFMTGVINVHGNLASVLSLAGLLGLSETPGVDGLLLILTAEYGGFALLIDSTTGFTAYTTLEEVARDNVEDDSSVAFIEGVFRDKGKLVSLINPGKLRVWIDSEFTKGDN
- a CDS encoding methyl-accepting chemotaxis protein — translated: MRMEMRYKLILAFLVVVAVVVFVPYLFDLFGVNEGAWKEFGAASAAIAVGLSLGSLFATGITRDIREMRDVANSISEGDLTLDLTPARRNFEDEFTDLRESFRVMVQRLSILARSLKGSSEDVHDSAQTLSATAEEMNASTEEIAAAIDGISKGAETQASQVERMSGTVHHMAQNLVAVAEKARTSSKVSSEAGFTAEAGRKHAENIIAKIGQVFDSVSRTGDSVMSFGERSKEIGEIVSIITNVAQQTTLLALNATIEAARAGEAGRGFAVVAEEIRKLAANTEQFAERISGIVGRIQNESEQVLLNMKDVTGVLDEGQDTLQTMGESLDEIVKAVMESTSHAQEISQLTEAQSAAASDITGIIDEVSKVAEDNAASTEEVSAATEEQTASMEELAASAQDLTALSDKLRKLSEEFKV
- a CDS encoding protein-glutamate O-methyltransferase CheR, coding for MVAVKASQVGHLPEKDRWAFEALKELLIREKGFDLEAYKERCILRRIYLKVRSKGHADLGSYYRELSRDREELERLFQYMTINVTEFFRNPTAFAYLERSVLPRLVAEHSVYGHFRVWSAGCSSGEEPYSLAIVLLRAKKRHRIQTPFTVLATDVDDRILARGKVGRYGLEALKNLEDEDIREYFVEEEGSFSVSDEVRERVTFRTEDILRDNPVKAQSLVVCRNLLIYFSRENQERVISGFSRKLHPGGFLMLGKAETLIGRNRLFFQSISPTERIYRLRDMPLADGNVQPGPIDL